A genome region from Triticum aestivum cultivar Chinese Spring chromosome 2B, IWGSC CS RefSeq v2.1, whole genome shotgun sequence includes the following:
- the LOC123043637 gene encoding uncharacterized protein isoform X1, with amino-acid sequence MSARRFVNLLVSDCQKFTSTLRRFDLSRNQLFYPTPEEAVEHAKVVPPLTPGMSNKPALTTSPSAVAVAGAGAERKKKNKMMMKKPVYIRLPAATVTMKPSICAMTPYDQWGRMYCFPLTETKLFFGDSSTRIFRFDVETHCIDTMPSLHTPKRSPLALSIPQDPTTSKEGEGGALYIMDSILGPYNEGQVQFEAIVYRRRFHPCSSKAWHCDALPPPPFVHDLQVGNKPASICSYALVGGHTICISVTGVGTYCFDTVTREWCKAGDWLMPFHSKAEHDPELGLWFGVSHSNFHLPCAADISGVVRGEEPLPEHTRIWADTDVPEGWYPHYRPAEVVSLGSGRFCVTNFFETKDYDCRCGHWLVDDILAVFTGMEVVLPGNGNGNDNDEGDFKGNNNGNDNNDNGDCKGNVNGNSNGSPGVRMIKHKSRFCGTHGTNMIMSVL; translated from the coding sequence ATGAGCGCCCGGCGGTTTGTGAACCTGCTGGTGTCGGATTGCCAAAAATTCACGTCCACGCTGCGGCGCTTCGACCTGTCCCGCAACCAGCTCTTCTACCCAACACCAGAAGAAGCAGTGGAACATGCCAAGGTGGTGCCTCCATTGACGCCGGGCATGTCCAACAAGCCAGCCCTAACAACCAGCCCCTCGGCGGTGGCCGTGGCCGGGGCGGGGGCGGAgcgaaagaagaagaacaagatgatgatgaagaagccgGTTTACATTCGGCTGCCGGCGGCCACGGTCACCATGAAACCATCGATATGTGCGATGACCCCTTACGATCAATGGGGCAGGATGTACTGCTTCCCTCTCACCGAAACCAAGCTCTTCTTCGGCGACAGCTCCACGCGCATCTTCCGCTTCGACGTCGAGACCCACTGCATCGACACCATGCCCAGCCTCCACACGCCCAAGCGCTCCCCCTTGGCCCTTTCCATCCCTCAGGATCCGACCACCTCGAAGGAAGGCGAAGGTGGAGCCCTTTACATCATGGACAGCATCCTCGGGCCTTACAATGAGGGTCAGGTCCAGTTCGAGGCTATCGTGTACCGCAGGCGGTTCCACCCCTGCTCCAGCAAGGCGTGGCACTGCGAcgccctcccgccgccgcctttCGTCCACGACCTGCAGGTTGGTAACAAACCGGCGTCCATCTGCTCCTACGCCTTGGTTGGCGGCCACACCATCTGCATCTCCGTCACGGGAGTCGGCACCTATTGCTTCGACACGGTGACTCGCGAGTGGTGCAAGGCCGGCGACTGGCTCATGCCGTTCCACAGCAAGGCAGAGCACGACCCGGAGCTCGGCCTCTGGTTTGGCGTCTCTCACAGCAACTTCCACCTCCCGTGCGCCGCAGACATCTCCGGTGTCGTCCGAGGGGAGGAGCCGCTGCCGGAGCACACACGAATCTGGGCGGACACTGATGTGCCAGAGGGATGGTACCCGCACTACCGCCCTGCCGAAGTCGTCAGCCTCGGTTCGGGCAGATTTTGCGTCACCAACTTCTTCGAAACTAAGGACTACGATTGCCGCTGCGGCCACTGGTTGGTTGATGACATATTGGCTGTCTTCACGGGCATGGAGGTAGTGTTACCCGGCAATGGCAATGGGAATGACAACGACGAGGGTGATTTCAAAGGCAACAACAATGGGAACGACAATAATGACAATGGCGATTGCAAAGGCAATGTCAATGGGAACAGCAACGGGTCACCTGGTGTCCGTATGATTAAGCATAAATCCAGATTTTGTGGGACTCACGGCACCAACATGATCATGTCAGTGCTCTGA